The Arachis ipaensis cultivar K30076 chromosome B07, Araip1.1, whole genome shotgun sequence genomic interval AAGATTTGTTATGAAGCACTCGACAAGTCTTTCAAAGACATACTTAGATCTTCATCATCATACAATGAAGACTTACCCTTTGGTGGTAAGGTAGTCGTACTTGGAGGTGACTTTAGACAGATTCTACCTGTCATACCTATGGGATCTAGACAAGATATTGTACAAGCTACAATTAACTTATCTTATCTGTGGTCATCATGCAAAGTAATTACTCTTTCTCAGAATATGCGTCTTACAGTTGGTGTGCCTGAATCTGATTCTATTGAAATCAAACAATTTGCTCAATGGCTTCTTAGAATTGGTGATGGTCTTGAAGGAGATTCAATTGATGGTGAGTCTGAGGTCAATATTCCAGAAGAAATTCTAATTAAGGACAATGCTGATAGCTTTGACAATATCATTAGATTTGTATATCCTGATATACTTACTAATTTGAAGCAGTCAACTTTTTTCAAGGAGAGAACCATTCTTGCTCCTACACTAGATGTTGTGCACGAGGTAAATAATCATATAATGAAGCATATTGAAGTAGACGAGAAGGTTTATCTGAGTTCTGACTCCATGTGCGTTGAAGAAGGTAGCATGGAGTCAGAGCTTGATACATTTACTCCTGACGTACTAAATGCAATTAACTGCTCAGGTTTACCACCTCATGAACTTATATTAAAAGTAGGTGTTCCTGTTATGTTACTAAGAAATATTGACCAATTTAATGGACTTTGCAATGGTACAAGATTATAGGTAAGGAGATTAGATAATCATGTAATAGAATGTGTTATTTTGACCGAGGATAAAGCAGGAGATATTGTTCTAATACCTCGCATGAACATGATTCCTAATAATTTAACGTTACCTTTCAGATTCCAAAGAAGGCAATTTCCATTGGTCGTCTCATTTGCAATGACCATTAACAAGTCACAAGGACAGACTCTCAGCACAGTTGAATTGTATTTACCCAAGCCAGTTTTTACACATGAACAACTATATGTTGCTTTATCAAAGGTTAAATCTAAGCTAGGTTTAAGAGTGTTGATTCAAAATAACACATGTATATCTACTTCAACAACAATAAATATTGTGTATATGTGTACAAAGAAATCTTTCAAAATGTATCTTAAAGTTGTATAATACTTTATTATTGAATTATAtcattaataaaattatattagattaactattcatttttttattattcaattcACATATTGGTTTAGAAGGTcgtaaaaatatatatacataaacaaatttatttctcatcattattttaaaaatttgttttaactACATAAATTAATTACTTCCTGTTATATATAAACATTTAACAACAATACGTAtacataatattattaatcataacttttcattattttaaataattattatatattcttATTCATTTCTTTAAATATTTTCTATGTTTGTAGTCATCAAcagttattttttaatttgtttcaattaATTCATAATTATATGCATAAATTATGTCCGTGCATGGCACGGGTACTACACTAGTGATAATAAAAACCTACTCCTTCAATTTTCAAATAAAAGAACCCACCGCCAGCTGCTAccacaatccttattttcttgcCCACTACGAAACCACGGTGACGTTCGAGAGCTTGCATTGTCCGTGGTCTTCTTCTCACCTCTGAGCTTGGAGCTGTGGCGTCGCCGTACCCATTATTCTTGGGCTTTCTTCGTCATCGTCGGAAGGAAGAAGACGTCCCTGTCCCGTTCTCTCTGCGCAAACCCCGGTCGTTCCTCTCTCGCCGTTAATAGCAATCCTCCAACTGCAGGTAAACACCACTGGATCCCTCTCCCCTCAATTGCTGATTTCTTTATTGAAAGTGAGGCCATTAATGAGCGTTTAGTTGACATGCAAGCTTTTCTTGGTCTTGTTAGCTGTGTTAATTTGTTAGAGGGGAGTAGGATTTGTTGATGTGGATTAGGAATCAGTATTGGGAATCTCTGAGTTGGGGTTTTTGTGGTATATTTGAATGCATTTTTAATTGAGTTAACGGGAATAGGATTGGTTTGCTGAATGAATGTTGTTGCCATTCTTTGTTCATCAAAAATCCTTAATCCTTAATGTCTTTACTGATTATGGTTGCCTGTTAAATTCGGTGCATATATGTGACCATCTATGTAGAAATAATTTCCATTaagttatttattaaaatatttgaaaagagaacaataatctaaaaaaatgaacgaaaatgaaaaataatttatcatAATGCATCTTAATATATTGCCGGATAAATAGCAGGGTACAGGGACATCTTCCCTTAACAATTTATGCcatgttttcttaaaaattaaaaGCAGACAAGGTCATCTTATCATACTATAGGTTTATATTTGACGTGATTAGAAGTAATTTTTATGAGGGCGATTTTTCCACTTTCTTGGCACTCTTCTTGCAAAGGTGTGTTCTCCTGCCTTTTTGCTCTTTTAATAAAGTGGACCTTTACATTGAAATGACTGAATCTAGTATTCTAATACTGCTTGCTATTCTATCTTTATCACTTAGTTTGAATTGGTCCGCATCCTTTTCCTATAATTCTCATTCATGTGCAATAATTTTATTAGTAGATAGTTGGTACATACATTAATTTTATTAGAATCATTATCTTCTATCATGATCAGATTCGGATAATACCAGTTTTTCTCTCAAGATCTCAGATTCGGATTTGATGCTTTTGCGGCTGTAACAGCTAAACCATTGAAACTGAAAAGCCAGTGTGTGATCATTCTCTCTCTCGTTCTCTTTCAATGGCATTGGAGAATCGTCCTTTGATCATAAAGCTTAAAATTTCTTCCAAACGAAAGCTTGACGTAAATGAAAGCGTCGAGGTGAACTCGGTTTCctaattctttcttttttttttttttgttttgattaagAACGTGATCttttttaaagtttttatttttattggttttttcGAATTTTGGTGTTGTGTGTTAACTTTTAATGTATGAACTATAAACTGTCCCTCAGAAAGAAGTTTCAGTGCAGAAAGAACCAGTTACTCCTGTTCAAGAGGTCTCAACTCAGTTTCACAAAGAAATATCCTGCGATGGTGCTACTGAAGTAATATCGATCAATGTCCATCTTCATTTCATGTGACATGTCTAGGTGTGGAGGTAACTAATAACATTCTTCCTCAATCTCATCATATTTGGTTGCATCTTGTTATTGATATCTTAATTCAATTCACCACTTTCATTCAACAATTGCTGTTGGAACTGAATTGTTTCCTCTTGCTGCCTTCATTTTTTTTCCTGTACAGAAAGTTCCTGATGGTGACTGGTTTTGCCCATCATGTCGATGTGCAATTTGTGGCAAAAGTAAGATAGAAGAAAAGGAGGGAGATTTCCTTGTTTGCATTCAGTGTGAACATAAATGTAAGCcaatttttatgtttaatttccATTTTTGCCCATATAGTCATGCATTGATATTTCCTTCTTATGCAAATGAATGATGCAATGCTTTGTTATCATCAATGCCAACCTTATGCAGATCACTTTAAGTGCCTCAGAACTAAATATGCAACTAACTCGAGAAACTGGTTCTGCGGAAGGGACTGTGAAAAGGTATACTAATCAAGgtcatttgtttattttttttaatgctatGCTATTATGTTAACTGGAAGCATTGTTTTACTTCTTTCTATTCAAACAAAAATTGCATTTTGTCATCGATATGCTGCGTAAATTATTCTAGTAAACTTCTCTAACTTCTATGTTAGATTTTATGGTTAATACTTCTTAATCTAGGTAAACTTAGTTGCTTCAACTTTATTTCTCATAATGCCTGCATCATGATCATTTACTAGTAGCAAGTTAATGATGCTTACTTTGGTGGTGTCAAATGTTATGGTGCCAGAGAAGCATTTCAGATTTGTATGATCAAATGCGTGGTGCTGGAAAGGCCTTTTGCCTTACATACTTGTCTCTACTTTTTGTAGATATATTTTGGTCTCCATAAGCTACTAGGAGAGCCAGTTTCAGTGGGCACTAacaatctaacttggacattggtGAAATATATAAACTCCGAGAGTAGTGATCCATGTACTACTAAAGGTTACTTATTGCCAGAAAGTTACAGCAAACTCAATGTTGCACTCAGAGTGATGCATGAATGTTTTGAGCCCCTAAAGGAACCTTCGTCTACCAGAGATCTCATGGAAGATGTTTTATTCAGTCAATGGTTAGTTATTCTTATCCTTCAGTTTATGCCTGTGTTCGTTTTTGTATCATTCACttgaataatatttattttgttgaTTACTAGATATCTGCCACTGAATTGTGCTACATTGTTATAGTTCTGTGCCAATACCTGATATGTAAACATGTACACTTTATAGGTCAACACTTAATCGATTGAATTTCTATGGTTTCTATACCGTACTTCTGGAGAGAAATGAAGAACTGATAAGTGCAGCAACTGTTAGGTGAGTATGGGATCTGTATTGCGCAACTACTAGTCTTTGCTTGGTTGATGACTGCTATTTGAAATCTTGAACTACAAGTACCTTTCCTGTCTCATGTTTTGGTCATCTGGTTTGTTATTTAATTCTTTTAGGGTTTATGGAAAGAAGGTAGCAGAATTGCCTCTTATTGGTACCAGATTACAGTATCGTCGACATGGAATGTGCCGCATTTTGATGAATGAGCTTGAAAAGGTAAGCCACAAGGCACCTACATTTCCCTTCCCCCCCCCCTTTCTTTTTTCTCCTCTCCTCCATTCATTGCAAAGCCTTTATTGTTTGTTAGAAAACACTGTACAATATATTGTCCTATGATTGATTGTCATTTAAACTGGAAATAACTGCTCAAGACTTGAATAACTTCTTAAATATTACTTTATGATTCATTCCAATCTAAAAATATTACTCCCGATGATATACCATGCTCATTTTTATCCATTTAGCTTTCTGGTTTATAAACTTTCCTGATGAATTTGTTTAAAAACATTGAAGATTTTACTTTGAATACCATGTAAATCATTAGTTATAATTTGCGTCTGTGATACAGATCCAAACAAACAATTTCACACTGGCCCTTCTAAGATTGTGGGTTTTAGGTAAAAAGGAAACAGAAAAGAGAGAATAATGACTCATGAAAGATATGATCATATTTCTATattcgttttctttttctttataacACCTTTAGTTAAAGTATATCAAGCTTTAAGCTCATCAAAATTGATCTCTCTACACAAATTAACATCAACTCCATAAAATACTATTGGCACAAGGCAACTTAGAAACTAGAGACAGTGAGGCTAAAAAGTTAACTCAGCAACTCTGTTGGATGGGGGTACAGATTTTCTTATGGTTATGAGG includes:
- the LOC107608183 gene encoding increased DNA methylation 1-like, yielding MKASSNIDQCPSSFHVTCLGVEKVPDGDWFCPSCRCAICGKSKIEEKEGDFLVCIQCEHKYHFKCLRTKYATNSRNWFCGRDCEKIYFGLHKLLGEPVSVGTNNLTWTLVKYINSESSDPCTTKGYLLPESYSKLNVALRVMHECFEPLKEPSSTRDLMEDVLFSQWSTLNRLNFYGFYTVLLERNEELISAATVRVYGKKVAELPLIGTRLQYRRHGMCRILMNELEKRLMQLGVERLVLPAVPSVVDTWTGSFGFVKMTEFERSQFLDNTFLDFQGTIMCQKLLKIPSPESVLLIESQQRTQHVLPGNKLNFDGDLISEVLHQAEETDKRERENSQIHNNCAGNNDHCSNGAIDIEQVTPVNKPSLEDQQWQNDPQSSIVTQADSNNGSPYKCYYKRRKYTKF